Proteins from one Panicum virgatum strain AP13 chromosome 7K, P.virgatum_v5, whole genome shotgun sequence genomic window:
- the LOC120641934 gene encoding beta-D-xylosidase 4-like isoform X2 has product MPAPVGLAGILPFFPSVAPTYRSTVVSNEARAMHNVGLAGLTFWSPNINIFRDPRWGRGQETPGEDPLLTSKYAVGYVTGLQDAGSGAGDSLKVAACCKHYTAYDVDNWKGVERYTFNAVVSQQDLDDTFQPPFKSCVVDGNVASVMCSYNQVNGTPTCADKDLLSGVIRGDWKLNGYISSDCDSVDVLYNKQHYTKTPEDAAAISIKAGLDLNCGTFLAQHTVAAVQAGKLSESDVDRAITNNFITLMRLGFFDGDPRKLPFGSLGPSDVCTSSNQELAREAARQGIVLLKNNGALPLSTKSIKSMAVIGPNANASFTMIGNYEGTPCKYTTPLQGLGANVATVYQPGCTNVGCSGNSLQLAAAAKAAASADVTVLIVGADQSIERESLDRTSLLLPGQQPRLVSAVANASSGPCILVIMSGGPFDISFAKSSDKIAAILWVGYPGEAGGAAIADVLFGYHNPSGRLPVTWYPESFTKIPMTDMRMRPDPSTGYPGRTYRFYTGDTVYAFGDGLSYTSFAHRLVSAPAQVAVQLLEGHACLTEQCLSVEAEGGHCENLAFDVHLRVRNAGTLGGGHTVLLFSSPPPVHGAPAKHLLGFQKVSLEPGQAGVVAFKVDVCRDLSVVDELGNRKVALGSHTLHVGDLKHTLDLRV; this is encoded by the exons ATGCCGGCTCCTGTCGGTCTGGCTGGCATCTTACCTTTCTTTCCTTCGGTTGCACCTACCTACCGGAGTACA GTGGTGTCGAATGAGGCGCGGGCGATGCACAACGTGGGGCTGGCGGGGCTCACGTTCTGGAGCCCCAACATCAACATCTTCCGGGACCCGCGGTGGGGCCGCGGGCAGGAGACCCCCGGCGAGGACCCGCTGCTCACCAGCAAGTACGCCGTCGGCTACGTCACCGGCCTGCAGGacgccggctccggcgccggcgacagccTCAAGGTCGCCGCCTGCTGCAAGCACTACACCGCCTACGACGTCGACAACTGGAAGGGCGTCGAGCGCTACACCTTCAACGCCGTG GTGTCGCAGCAGGATCTGGACGACACGTTCCAGCCGCCGTTCAAGAGCTGCGTGGTCGACGGGAACGTGGCCAGCGTCATGTGCTCCTACAATCAGGTCAACGGGACGCCCACCTGCGCGGACAAGGATCTCCTGTCAGGAGTCATCAGAGGGGACTGGAAGCTGAACGG ATACATTTCATCAGATTGTGACTCCGTTGACGTGCTGTACAATAAGCAGCACTACACCAAAACCCCCGAGGACGCGGCCGCCATCTCGATCAAAGCAG GTCTGGACCTCAACTGCGGCACCTTCCTGGCGCAGCACACCGTGGCGGCCGTGCAGGCCGGCAAGCTCTCAGAGTCCGACGTCGACCGGGCCATCACCAACAACTTCATCACGCTCATGCGGCTGGGCTTCTTCGACGGCGACCCGCGGAAGCTCCCGTTCGGCAGCCTCGGCCCCAGCGACGTGTGCACGTCCTCCAACCAGGAGCTGGCGCGCGAGGCCGCGCGCCAGGGCATCGTGCTCCTCAAGAACAATGGCGCGCTCCCGCTCTCCACCAAGTCCATCAAGTCCATGGCCGTCATTGGCCCCAACGCCAATGCCAGCTTCACCATGATCGGCAACTACGAAG GTACGCCGTGCAAGTACACGACGCCGCTGCAGGGCCTGGGCGCGAACGTGGCCACCGTGTACCAGCCGGGCTGCACGAACGTCGGGTGCAGCGGGAACAGCctccagctcgccgccgccgccaaggccgcGGCCAGCGCTGACGTGACCGTGCTGATCGTCGGCGCCGACCAGTCCATCGAGCGCGAGAGCCTGGACCGGACGAGCCTCCTCCTGCCGGGCCAGCAGCCGCGGCTCGTGTCCGCGGTCGCCAACGCGTCCAGCGGCCCGTGCATCCTCGTCATCATGTCCGGCGGGCCGTTCGACATCTCGTTCGCCAAGTCCAGCGACAAGATCGCCGCGATTCTCTGGGTCGGCTACCCCGGcgaagccggcggcgccgccatcgccgacgTCCTCTTCGGTTACCACAATCCAA GTGGAAGGTTGCCGGTGACGTGGTACCCCGAGTCGTTCACCAAGATCCCGATGACCGACATGCGCATGCGGCCGGACCCGTCGACCGGGTACCCCGGGCGGACGTACCGGTTCTACACCGGCGACACGGTGTACGCCTTCGGGGACGGGCTGAGCTACACCAGCTTCGCGCACCGCCTCGTGTCCGCGCCGGCGCAGGTGGCCGTGCAGCTCTTGGAGGGCCACGCGTGCCTGACCGAGCAGTGCCTGTCCGTGGAGGCGGAGGGCGGGCACTGCGAGAACCTGGCGTTCGACGTGCACCTCCGGGTGCGGAACGCGGGCACGTTGGGCGGCGGGCACACGGTGCTCCTgttctcgtcgccgccgccggtgcacgGCGCGCCGGCGAAGCACCTGCTGGGGTTCCAGAAGGTGTCCCTGGAGCCCGGGCAGGCCGGCGTGGTGGCGTTCAAGGTGGATGTGTGCAGGGACCTCAGCGTCGTGGACGAGCTGGGCAACCGGAAGGTGGCGCTGGGCAGCCACACGCTGCACGTCGGGGACCTCAAGCACACGCTCGACCTGAGGGTGTGA
- the LOC120641934 gene encoding beta-D-xylosidase 4-like isoform X3: MHNVGLAGLTFWSPNINIFRDPRWGRGQETPGEDPLLTSKYAVGYVTGLQDAGSGAGDSLKVAACCKHYTAYDVDNWKGVERYTFNAVVSQQDLDDTFQPPFKSCVVDGNVASVMCSYNQVNGTPTCADKDLLSGVIRGDWKLNGYISSDCDSVDVLYNKQHYTKTPEDAAAISIKAGLDLNCGTFLAQHTVAAVQAGKLSESDVDRAITNNFITLMRLGFFDGDPRKLPFGSLGPSDVCTSSNQELAREAARQGIVLLKNNGALPLSTKSIKSMAVIGPNANASFTMIGNYEGTPCKYTTPLQGLGANVATVYQPGCTNVGCSGNSLQLAAAAKAAASADVTVLIVGADQSIERESLDRTSLLLPGQQPRLVSAVANASSGPCILVIMSGGPFDISFAKSSDKIAAILWVGYPGEAGGAAIADVLFGYHNPSGRLPVTWYPESFTKIPMTDMRMRPDPSTGYPGRTYRFYTGDTVYAFGDGLSYTSFAHRLVSAPAQVAVQLLEGHACLTEQCLSVEAEGGHCENLAFDVHLRVRNAGTLGGGHTVLLFSSPPPVHGAPAKHLLGFQKVSLEPGQAGVVAFKVDVCRDLSVVDELGNRKVALGSHTLHVGDLKHTLDLRV; this comes from the exons ATGCACAACGTGGGGCTGGCGGGGCTCACGTTCTGGAGCCCCAACATCAACATCTTCCGGGACCCGCGGTGGGGCCGCGGGCAGGAGACCCCCGGCGAGGACCCGCTGCTCACCAGCAAGTACGCCGTCGGCTACGTCACCGGCCTGCAGGacgccggctccggcgccggcgacagccTCAAGGTCGCCGCCTGCTGCAAGCACTACACCGCCTACGACGTCGACAACTGGAAGGGCGTCGAGCGCTACACCTTCAACGCCGTG GTGTCGCAGCAGGATCTGGACGACACGTTCCAGCCGCCGTTCAAGAGCTGCGTGGTCGACGGGAACGTGGCCAGCGTCATGTGCTCCTACAATCAGGTCAACGGGACGCCCACCTGCGCGGACAAGGATCTCCTGTCAGGAGTCATCAGAGGGGACTGGAAGCTGAACGG ATACATTTCATCAGATTGTGACTCCGTTGACGTGCTGTACAATAAGCAGCACTACACCAAAACCCCCGAGGACGCGGCCGCCATCTCGATCAAAGCAG GTCTGGACCTCAACTGCGGCACCTTCCTGGCGCAGCACACCGTGGCGGCCGTGCAGGCCGGCAAGCTCTCAGAGTCCGACGTCGACCGGGCCATCACCAACAACTTCATCACGCTCATGCGGCTGGGCTTCTTCGACGGCGACCCGCGGAAGCTCCCGTTCGGCAGCCTCGGCCCCAGCGACGTGTGCACGTCCTCCAACCAGGAGCTGGCGCGCGAGGCCGCGCGCCAGGGCATCGTGCTCCTCAAGAACAATGGCGCGCTCCCGCTCTCCACCAAGTCCATCAAGTCCATGGCCGTCATTGGCCCCAACGCCAATGCCAGCTTCACCATGATCGGCAACTACGAAG GTACGCCGTGCAAGTACACGACGCCGCTGCAGGGCCTGGGCGCGAACGTGGCCACCGTGTACCAGCCGGGCTGCACGAACGTCGGGTGCAGCGGGAACAGCctccagctcgccgccgccgccaaggccgcGGCCAGCGCTGACGTGACCGTGCTGATCGTCGGCGCCGACCAGTCCATCGAGCGCGAGAGCCTGGACCGGACGAGCCTCCTCCTGCCGGGCCAGCAGCCGCGGCTCGTGTCCGCGGTCGCCAACGCGTCCAGCGGCCCGTGCATCCTCGTCATCATGTCCGGCGGGCCGTTCGACATCTCGTTCGCCAAGTCCAGCGACAAGATCGCCGCGATTCTCTGGGTCGGCTACCCCGGcgaagccggcggcgccgccatcgccgacgTCCTCTTCGGTTACCACAATCCAA GTGGAAGGTTGCCGGTGACGTGGTACCCCGAGTCGTTCACCAAGATCCCGATGACCGACATGCGCATGCGGCCGGACCCGTCGACCGGGTACCCCGGGCGGACGTACCGGTTCTACACCGGCGACACGGTGTACGCCTTCGGGGACGGGCTGAGCTACACCAGCTTCGCGCACCGCCTCGTGTCCGCGCCGGCGCAGGTGGCCGTGCAGCTCTTGGAGGGCCACGCGTGCCTGACCGAGCAGTGCCTGTCCGTGGAGGCGGAGGGCGGGCACTGCGAGAACCTGGCGTTCGACGTGCACCTCCGGGTGCGGAACGCGGGCACGTTGGGCGGCGGGCACACGGTGCTCCTgttctcgtcgccgccgccggtgcacgGCGCGCCGGCGAAGCACCTGCTGGGGTTCCAGAAGGTGTCCCTGGAGCCCGGGCAGGCCGGCGTGGTGGCGTTCAAGGTGGATGTGTGCAGGGACCTCAGCGTCGTGGACGAGCTGGGCAACCGGAAGGTGGCGCTGGGCAGCCACACGCTGCACGTCGGGGACCTCAAGCACACGCTCGACCTGAGGGTGTGA